TTAAAGTCAAGATAAGAATTTCTAATCCAGATGATTTTTTAATCCCTTTCTCAACAGATCATAGGTGGTTAGCCGAGGAAGGAGAGCAGCCAGCGGGCTGAAGTTTGCGGATCGGGACTTGCGAGTTTTTCGGTTAACTCGCGAGACAGTTCACGAGTGCGTTGCAGACAGTCGGGATCCTTGAGTTGCATGATCAATTCGTTGGCCATGGAGTCGGGCCGCATGGCCGCCTGCAGGTATTCCGGGTGAATCGAGCGCTCGAGAATGATGTTTGCAATTCCGATGCGTGGAATCTTCACCAGCCACTTTGCCATGGCGTAGGTGATGGGGTTTGTTCGGTACACCAGAATACCGGGGATACCGGCGAGGGCGCAGACCAGTGAAATGGTACCGGAACTGGTGAGAACCGCACGAGCGCGGAAGGACTCAGAATTTGGGATGAGTTCAAAGTCGCTTGCATCGCCGCGTTGGGTGATCAGGTCGCTGAGTTGCTTTCGAATCTCCTCTGTGGGATACATGACCTGGGCCTTGAGTTCAGGCAGCTCTGACTTGACCTTGTAGAAAGTCTCCACCATCACCGGAAAGATGCGGGAAATGGGGGTGCGGCGACTACCCGGCAGCAGCAAGAGATCAGCAGTGGGATCGTGAGAAACCGGAATCTCATAGTCCTTGTCGACGAAGGGATGCCCGACAAAGGTGACTGGCAAGGAAGTATCCGCGTATGCCTCAAGTTCGAAAGGAAAGATCACACCCAGGCCATCCAGGTGACGTTCCATTGCAAAACGACGCTTTGCTTTCCAGGCCCAGATTTGGGGACTGATGTAATAGACCAGGCTGACGGTTCCACCCGCTTTTTTTGCGATACCGCTTTTGAACAGGCGTGAGGCAAGGCGAAGGTTGAAGCCTGGGTAATCGACAAAGCAAACCACCTTGGGCTGGTGTTGTGCAATCCAGGCGCTGGTTTGTTTA
This Puniceicoccaceae bacterium DNA region includes the following protein-coding sequences:
- the lpxB gene encoding lipid-A-disaccharide synthase, coding for MGSQDLPVFEPLPTQQPVDILFVAGEHSGDEHAARLLQKCRQSRPELHVAAIGGTQLKNAGAHLLFNPLENAVVGLVEVFKHFDYLSSLFKQTSAWIAQHQPKVVCFVDYPGFNLRLASRLFKSGIAKKAGGTVSLVYYISPQIWAWKAKRRFAMERHLDGLGVIFPFELEAYADTSLPVTFVGHPFVDKDYEIPVSHDPTADLLLLPGSRRTPISRIFPVMVETFYKVKSELPELKAQVMYPTEEIRKQLSDLITQRGDASDFELIPNSESFRARAVLTSSGTISLVCALAGIPGILVYRTNPITYAMAKWLVKIPRIGIANIILERSIHPEYLQAAMRPDSMANELIMQLKDPDCLQRTRELSRELTEKLASPDPQTSARWLLSFLG